Proteins encoded by one window of Bacteroidia bacterium:
- the tpiA gene encoding triose-phosphate isomerase: MRKKIVAGNWKMNCTLDDAIKLTSEIVAMYKDEIHSDVHVVLSPPFPFLNSVNKLTESTAIKIAAQNCAAQASGAFTGEVSASMIASCGAGYVILGHSERRMYFNDTDEVLLLKVKQALLNGLQIIFCIGETKAERESNLHFDCVEKQISNVLSKLTNEEFAKCIVAYEPVWAIGTGLTASPAQAQEMHGLIRETLKKQFGQQASETSILYGGSCNENNAKELFALPDVDGGLIGGASLKSRSFISIIKSF; the protein is encoded by the coding sequence ATGCGTAAGAAAATTGTAGCAGGAAACTGGAAAATGAATTGCACATTGGATGATGCCATCAAACTGACTTCTGAAATTGTAGCAATGTATAAAGATGAAATTCATTCTGATGTTCATGTGGTATTATCACCGCCATTTCCATTTCTGAACAGTGTTAATAAACTCACAGAAAGCACTGCTATAAAAATTGCTGCTCAAAATTGTGCAGCACAGGCATCAGGAGCTTTTACGGGAGAGGTTTCTGCTTCTATGATTGCTTCTTGTGGTGCCGGCTACGTCATTCTCGGACATAGTGAAAGAAGAATGTATTTTAATGATACTGATGAGGTACTGTTATTGAAAGTTAAACAGGCATTGCTGAATGGACTTCAAATAATATTCTGTATTGGCGAAACAAAAGCAGAGAGAGAAAGTAATTTACACTTTGATTGCGTAGAAAAACAAATTAGTAATGTTCTTTCAAAGCTAACGAATGAGGAATTTGCGAAGTGTATTGTTGCTTATGAGCCTGTATGGGCAATTGGGACAGGATTAACAGCATCACCAGCTCAGGCACAGGAAATGCATGGCCTTATTAGAGAAACTTTAAAAAAACAATTTGGCCAACAAGCCTCTGAAACTTCAATTTTATATGGAGGAAGTTGTAATGAAAACAATGCAAAAGAGTTGTTTGCCTTACCCGATGTTGATGGTGGATTAATTGGAGGAGCATCTTTAAAGTCCAGAAGTTTTATTTCCATCATAAAATCATTTTAG
- a CDS encoding acyloxyacyl hydrolase: MRYSFKRVILFVFLGCGLFSDAQSLKQPSFVEYSLNAGRIVKNYPVFPARKLAVINSFVIGSRLSGNKSWHPYYNFPNASFELAYGNLGNKKVLGNFSALLYRFEFSYKLNNKFYAEISPAFGVAYFNKPYHAINNPENTLVGSAFTFSAAARLNLRYYINPFWSVSAGAGVYHCSNSHYQLPNLGINLPFASAGLRYHIRPLNFLFGSRSIEKDSTYHFQVRLAVGHNEQGASTFPVNGPKYPIYLGAFYVTRYLTPVNKFHVGIEGWYNSGLYDFITSQRYYDNKEHLRSSSLQAVVGNEFLFGHFSMLINGGIYFYNPVYHEKLRRENDKDFKKQLKGWITARLGFQYYLKDATIYHKNNFYAGVYIKTNLGQADFLETGIGYAF, translated from the coding sequence ATGAGATATTCATTCAAAAGGGTAATACTTTTTGTTTTTTTGGGTTGTGGTTTATTTTCTGATGCACAATCATTAAAACAGCCATCATTTGTTGAATATAGTCTCAATGCAGGGAGAATCGTTAAAAACTATCCTGTTTTTCCTGCAAGAAAACTTGCCGTCATCAACAGTTTTGTGATTGGCAGCAGGTTGAGTGGCAATAAATCATGGCATCCATATTATAATTTTCCTAATGCATCATTTGAACTTGCCTATGGAAATTTAGGTAATAAGAAAGTTCTTGGAAATTTTTCCGCATTACTTTATCGGTTTGAATTCAGCTATAAGTTGAATAATAAATTTTATGCTGAAATTTCACCTGCATTTGGTGTCGCATATTTTAATAAGCCATATCATGCAATCAATAATCCTGAAAATACACTCGTTGGTTCGGCATTTACATTTAGTGCTGCTGCACGACTAAATCTTAGATATTATATCAACCCATTTTGGTCTGTTAGTGCTGGTGCAGGTGTTTACCATTGCTCCAATTCACATTATCAATTACCTAATCTTGGCATTAATTTGCCATTTGCATCTGCAGGACTTCGTTATCATATCCGGCCACTTAATTTTTTATTTGGCAGCCGTAGTATAGAAAAGGATTCCACCTACCATTTTCAAGTGCGGTTAGCTGTTGGCCATAACGAACAAGGGGCAAGCACTTTTCCTGTAAATGGTCCAAAATATCCAATTTATCTTGGGGCATTTTATGTAACACGTTACCTGACTCCGGTAAATAAATTTCATGTAGGAATAGAAGGTTGGTACAATAGCGGCTTATATGATTTTATCACAAGTCAGCGTTATTATGATAATAAAGAACATTTGCGCTCTTCATCGTTGCAGGCAGTAGTTGGCAATGAATTTTTATTTGGTCATTTTAGTATGCTTATTAATGGGGGTATATATTTCTACAATCCCGTTTATCATGAAAAGTTAAGAAGAGAAAACGATAAAGATTTTAAAAAACAGTTAAAGGGCTGGATTACTGCAAGACTCGGTTTTCAATACTATCTTAAAGATGCAACCATCTATCACAAGAATAATTTTTATGCAGGTGTTTACATAAAGACCAATCTTGGTCAAGCCGATTTTCTTGAAACCGGAATTGGTTATGCTTTTTAG